The nucleotide window GAGGATGCCCCAGTTCCATTGGTAATTACCCATTGCCGTTCTCCGGCAGCAAGCGCGGCATGCGCCTGCTGCCCATCACCAGTTGGCTATCAAACGCCCACGTCGCTCGGGTTTTTGATGGCTTCCTTGAGCTTTTCGCTCATCGGCAGGTTGATGGTGATGTTTTTGGGCGGAATCGGTTTGAGGAACCACTTGTCGTAGATCGCATTGATCTGGCCTGACTTGTAGATGCCGGCCAGCGTGCCGTCGACCAGCGCCTTGAACTGCGGATCATCCTTGCGCAGCATGATGCCGTAAGGCTCGACCGACAGCGCAGGGCCCACAATCGCAAACGCTTTGGGGTTGCTGTAGTTGGCGATCAGGCCGGCCAGCAGGATGTCATCCATCACGAAAGCCGCGGCGCGGCCGGTTTCCACCATCAGGAAGCTCTCGGAGTGATCCTTGCCGTAGACATTTTTCACGTCGATGGCCTTGCCCTGCTCGTTCTGCTTGATGTAACGATCCGAGGTGGTGCCGGTGGTGGTGACCACGGGCTTGCCGTTCAGGTCGTCCAGCGATTTGATGCCGGCATCGGCCTTGGTCAGCATGCGCACGGCCGTCACGAAATAGTGGCTGCTGAAGGCGACCTGCTTCTGGCGTTCCTTGCTGTTGGTGGTGGAGCCACATTCCATATCGATGGTGCCGTTGACCATCAGGGGGATGCGCGTCTGCGAGGTCACGGGCACCAGCTTGGTCACCAGCGAGGGCTTGTTGAGCTTTTTCTTCACGGCGGCCACGACCTGGTTGCACAGGTCCATCGCGTAGCCGACCGGCTTCTGGTTTGCATCCAGATACGAAAACGGAATCGACGATTCGCGATGGCCGACGGTGATGATGCCGGTATCGTTGATTTTCTTGAGCGTACCGGTCAGGGCCTCGGCTTGCGCCATGCCGGTCATCGAAACGGCGGCCAGCGCCGACAGCAACAACGTTTTTTGCATCGCGGTATCTCCTGGTGTGGGTGGGCGGCTGTGTCAGCACTATAGTCGCTGGCTTGGCAACAGGCTCGGTCGCTACACCCGGTTCGCGAGTGCGTTTACGACATGGCCAGCCGTCATGGCGAGGACGCAGAGTGCAATCGCAAGCCCCTGATCCACAAGGGGGGAAACCCTAATGTTGTGTTTCGCGCGCAAAGCCGGGCAGGGGAATCCAGGCGTAAGTTGCAATAAGGCCTGGCCGCATAGCAGCGATGGCGTACCTATCCACCTATATCCCAGCGCAATGCGGCCTTGGGCCTTATTGCTCCCTATGCCAGGGCGTTGGCGAGGCGGACATAATCGCGCACGGTAATGTTTTCGGCGCGTTGGGTCGGGTCGATCTCGAGTTCGGCGAAAAGAGCGTCGCTGACCAGCCCCTTGAGGTTATTGCGCAGGGTCTTGCGACGCTGCGCAAAGGCCTGTGCCACCAGCTTTTCCAGCCCGGCCAGGTCCGTCACGGCTAGCTCGAACGGGCGCGGGATCATGCGCACGATGGCCGAATCCACCTTGGGGGGCGGGTTGAAGGCTTCGGGCGGGACATCCAGCAGCTTTTCCATATGGAAGTGGTACTGCAGCATCACGCTCAGGCGACCGTAGTCGGCACAGCCGGGTTCCGCCACCATGCGCAGCACGACTTCGTTCTGCAACATGAAATGGCAATCGGCAATCTGCGGCGCAAAGCTGGCCAGATGGAACAGCAGCGGCGTGGAGATGTTGTAGGGCAGGTTGCCGACGAGGCGAATCTGCCCGCCCGGCGCGAGTTGTGTAGCCAGCGCGCCGAAATCGAACTTGAGCGCATCGAAGTTGTGGATGACCAGCTTGCCCGGCGCAAAGCGGCCTTGTAGCCGCGCCACGATATCGCGGTCGATTTCCACCGCGTGCAGCACATCTAGCTTGGCCAGCAGCGGCGCGGTCAGCGCGGCGAGTCCGGGGCCGATTTCGACCATGGCATCGCTTGCCTGCGGGCCGATGCAGCTGATGATGTCGTTGATGACAGCCTGGTCTTCCAGGAAGTTCTGGCCGAAGCGCTTGCGGGGGATATGGGTGCTCATGTCGCTATTCTACGGCCTGATTGCACCGTATCCCAATTTCCGGTGTGGGCGCCGTACGGCAGGGCAGGGTGTGCGTTTCCGGCCTAAAGTGAGGATTCCACCACCAATATGCTGGAGCCGTGTGGCATGACAACCCTCAGCGGCGGGCCGCCTGTGCTGGATCGGCCCGTACCCTTGACTGGCGTGCGCCGTTACCTGTCCATCGTGTGGCTGGGGCAGCCACTCTGGGTGCACCTGCTGCTGGCCTTTGGCTATGTGTTGGCCGGGCGCACGGCCAGCTTCTTTTCCGGTCTGGAGGGCGTGCTGGCCGGTAATTTCTTCCTGCAGCAGGGGTATGCGCTGATGCTGGCGGCGCAGTTCGGCATTGGCGCCCTGCCGGCCACGCTGGTTGGCCACGGCATTTATGCTGCTCTGGAGGGAGTGTCGCCCAGCAGTCTGGTGTTGAGCACGTTGTCGAACGGGCTGGTGGTGTATGCCTGCACCGTGGCCTTCCGGCGAACGCGCTTCAGTCTGCCGGTGCGCAGCCCGCAAGGGCTGGTGGCACTGGTGCTGGTGGCACTCGTTGCCTATCAGCTCTTGAGCCGTACGCTGGGCACCCTGCTGCTGTTTCGCTCATCCGATCAGCTCCAGCTTTCGTGGGGGCTGTATCAGGCCATCCTCGCCGATTCACTGGTCCATGAGCTGACCTTGCAGGTACTGGTCTGCCTGACCCTGCTGTGTACCCATGATGAATGGCAACGCGGCCGCCGATCCCGCTACTGGCTGGGCGGACTGGCATCGGCCCTGGCCATGTCCGTGGTGCTGGTGACCTTGCTGCAAGGCTGGTGGCCGCAGATTCCGCCGCTGCAGGTGTTCTCCATGCTCTATGTGGCCACCATGCTGCTGACGTTCGCCTACGGCCTGCATGGCGCGGCCTTTGGCAATCTCACCATGCTGGCCGTGCTGCAGTGGGCAGGCAATGCCAATCTGCCCGTGTTTGAGGCCGTGATGCGTGCGTTTGGCCGGCCGGACAATGTGAGTACCGTGGTGGTGGGCACGATTATCAGCACCTGTCTTGTCGGCGCCCTGCTGCGCGAAAAGTCCGAACGCGCTCGGCACCTGTTCCAGCTCGCCACCCGCGATGTGTTGACGGGGCTGGTCAACCGCCGCCATTTCTTTGAATCCGCCAACCGCGAAGTCGCCCGGCTGCACAGGCAGGGCGGTGCACTGGCCTTGCTGTATTTCGATCTGGATCACTTCAAGCGCATCAACGACCAGCATGGTCATGCTGCCGGGGATCGGGTATTGCGGTTCATGGGCGACTTGCTGCAGCGGATTGCCCGTGGCAGCGATATTCCCGCGCGCATCGGCGGCGAGGAGTTTGTCTGGCTGGCACCCGATAGCCACGACGCCATGGCGATTGCCCGCAAGCTGCAGCAGGCAATCTACGAGCACCTGCCCGATGACCTGAGCGTGGTGCCGTTTACTGTCAGCGTGGGGGTCACCATGGTGCATCCGGATGAGACCAGCATCGATGCAGCGCTGACCCGCGCCGACGGGGCGCTCTATCAGGCCAAGCACGCGGGCCGCGATCAGGCTGTATTCGTACCCTGAGCCGTGCGAGCCAGCGATACAGCCAGCGCGATGGCCGCCTGCAGGCTACCGCCATCGGCGCGGCCCGAGCCGGCCAGATCCAGTGCCGTACCGTGATCTACCGAAGTGCGGATCAGCGGTAGCCCCAGCGTCAGGTTGATGCCCTGGCCGAAGGTGGCGTGCTTGAGCACTGGCAGACCTTGGTCGTGATACATGGCGAGCACCGCATCACCTTGCGCCAGCACGGGCGGGTTGAACAGGGTGTCGGCCGGCAGTGGGCCGATCAACTGCAGGCCCTCGGCGCGCAAGGCGTCGAGTACCGGAATGATGATGTCGAGTTCCTCGCGCCCCAGATGCCCGCCTTCACCCGCATGCGGATTCAGGCCCGCGACGAGGATGCGTGGTCGGGCGATGCCGAACTTGTGGCGCAGATCGGCATCGAGGATGCGCAGGGTTTGTGTCAGCGAGATCGGCGTGATGGCGTCGGCCACCTCGCGCAGGGGTAGGTGGGTGGTGGCGAGGGCGACGCGGAGTGAAAAACCGGGGCTGACGGCATCGCATCTGCCCGCGAGCATCATCACCACCTGCGGCGTATCCGTTTGTTCGGCGAGGTATTCGGTATGCCCGGTAAACCCCGCATGGCCACCTTCGATGATCACACCCTTATGCAGCGGCGCCGTGACCATGGCGGCAAACTCGCCCGACTGGCAGCCGGCAATCGCCCTATCCAGCAGGGCAATCACATGGCCGGCATTGCGGGTGTCGAGCTCGCCGGCCTGGCAGGGCCTGGCTAGGGGGAGGTGCAGCACTTCCAGCGTACCCGGCGCGGGGGGCTGATCGGGTGCGTAGTCAACGAGCTGGGACTTGCCGCCGGCCAGCCTGGCCCGCGCGTGCAGCAGTGTGCGATCGCCGATCAGGACGAGGCGCGCATCGAATAGGCTGGGGTCCAGCGCCGCACAAAGTTCCGGGCCGATGCCGGCGGGTTCACCGGTGGTGATGGCGATCAGGGGGAGCTGATTCATGCGGTCTGGTCCGTGATGCTCGGGCAGATCAGGTAGTCGGCCACGGGTGCGAGCCGTACTTCGGGAAAGTACTCAGCGACGGCTGCGTGCATCTGGTCCGCGTGATGCTGGGCTTCGTGGTCCGGTGATTCGTTAGCGAAGGCGATGGTCCGGGCGTCAGGGCTGGGCCATTGGGCGTAGGCATACCAGGTACCGTCTTCCGCACGATGAAGGCGGGAACCCATTGCGCCGTGCTGGTCCCGATAGCGGCAAGTCAGAAATGACCAAGCCGCAATGAACTGTGATTCCTGGCCGGGCTTGAGCCGCCACCGATACAGCACGGCAAAGCCCGGCAAGGTCATCGTTTACTTCTCGTCGAGCCGCAGTTCAACGAAAGCCTGATCGCGCTGCTGGCGCACCCACTCTTCGTAGTGCTCATCGGCCTTGCGATCGCGCAGTTCGGAGCGCACGCGCAGACGCTGGCGGTCCTTGGTGACATCCTGCTCGCGGCGTTCGACGACCTGGATCAGGTGCCAGCCGAAGGGGCTACGAACGGGCTCGGAAATCTCGCTGGCTTTGAGCTGGTTCATGGCTTGCTCGAACTCCGGCACGGTATCGCCGGGGTTGATCCAGTCCAGATCGCCGCCCTTCTGGGCCGAGCCGTCTTCGGAATGCAGCTTGGCGATTTCCTCGAAGCTGGCGCCCCCCACGATGCGGTTGCGCAGTTCCTGGACACGCACCTTGGCATCGGCATCCGAGGTCAGCTCGTTGACCTTGATCAGCACATGGCGGGCACGGGTCTGTTTGACGATTTCCTTGCCATCGCGCTGGCGCTTTTCAAACAGCTTGATCAGGTGAAAGCCCGAGGCGCTGCGCATGATCTGGGTGACGCCGTTGTCGGGCAAGGTGTCAATCACCTGCAGGAAGGCCGGCGGCAGACGGCCGGCCGCGCGCCAGCCCAGCTCGCCGCCCTGCAGGGCATCGCCGGCATCGGAGAACGTGGCCGCGACTTCGCCAAACGACTTGCCCGCGGCAATCTGGCGGGCAGCTTCTTCGGCGCGTTTCTGGCGGGTGGCAATCACGTCAGGACCGGCGCCTTCGGGGATGGCCACGAGGATGTGGGCCAGCCGGTACTCCAGTTCGGCACGGGTCTGGTCCTGATTGCCGGCCAGATACTGATCCACCTCGGCATCGGTCACATAGACCCGGTTATCGACTTCACGCTCACGCAGCCGCTGGATCACCATTTCCTGGCGGATCTGCTCGCGGAAGGCCGGGTAGCTCGTGCCTTCCTTGTCGAGTGCGGTGCGGAATTGCGCCAGCGTGAGCTTGTTCTGTTCGGCAATGCGCTCGATGGTCTGGTCGAGCTGGCGCTCGTCGATGCGCAGGCCGGTATCGTTGGCGTAATCGATCAGGACCTTCTCGCTGATCATGCGATCGAGCACCTGCTGCCGCAGGGTGGCCAGCGGCGGGGCGGCCACATTCTGGCGGGCGAGGTTGGCGGTCACCGCGCGGATACGGGCGTTCAGCTCGATCTCGGTGATGGCCGACTTGTTGACCACGGCGACCACGCGGTCGAGGGGCTTGGGGTCGGCGGCCTGTACGGGCGCAAGGCCGGCAAGGACGAGGAGGCTGAGGAGCAGGGAGCGAAGGATCATGGTGTTTTCAGCTTGCTGTAACCGGGAATGCTCTCTTTGAGCGTTTGCAGGGGATTGGAGCCAAGCCGGCCGACATCGTTCAGCTCAAGCTGGAGGAAGAAGGGGCTGCTGGTCTGGTTGTTCGAAGTCACGAAGCGTTGGCTGACGACGCGGAAAATCCAGCAGCCGCCATTGTATTCGACCCCGGCCAGCCGCTCCAAAGAACGTCGATCCTTGAGCGACCAGTTCTGCCGCGCCACCACATACCAGTTGCGTCCCACCGGCCACTGGGTGGAGACGTCCACCTGCTCGATCTTGGTCAGCTTGTCGAGCCGGTAGCGCAGGTTCAGCAGTTTGCCGGCTTCGGGCTGGTAGCGCAGGTTCAGTGCGGCTTTGCGGGTGCCGGTGCGCTGGTCGTCGGTTTGCACGGAGGTGTCGATCCACCAGTTTTCGGCGGGTTGCCCACCCACGCTGGCGATCAGGTCGGACGCGGTGACCTTGTCGCCCCGCGCTGTTTCGTTCAGCGTGACGCGCTGCTTGTCAAAGTAAAAGCGCTGGCCGATGGCGAAACGGGCGCGTTCGATACCGGTACCGGATTCGAACAGGCGCGAGGTCAGGGCCAGGGTCAGCTGGTTGGCATCATTGATGCGGTCGCTGCCCGAGTACTGGTTCTCGCTGAACATGGTGGCGAAATTGAAGTCGGCCACCCCTGAATCGAACACCGGGATGGCACTCTGGTCGCGGTAGGGGACATTCACATAGTAGGCGCGGGGCTCCAGCGACTGCACCATGTCTTCACCGAGGAACTTGCCTTCCCGTTCGAAGAACAGGCCGCTGTCGACGCTGAAGATCGGCAGGTTGCGACTGAGCTTGCGGCCATCGTTCAGGTTATAGCGGCTCAGGTGAGCGCCGAGCTTGGGCGTGATGAAGCCCCAGCTGCGCTCCCAAGGGAGGCTCAGGCTGGGATAGGCCACGGCACGCTTGCCGTCGATCTGGGTCGGGTGGCTGAAGGAAGTGGCTTCGGCAGCAACACCCAGTGTCCACGGCGCGGGCAGAGGTGCCTGGTAATTGACCGTGAGTTGCGGCAGTCGCGCGTAGGGCACAGCGACCGGATTGGAAGGATCCTGCAGGGTCTGGAAACGCTGCATGCGCAGGCTGGCATGCAGCCCATTGCCCTGATAGTTCAGGCTGCCTTCGCGCGGCAGGAAGGTTTGCGATGCCACGGCGATACGATCGCCAAAGTCGGCAAAGTAGCGGTCGTCGCTGGTTTTCTGCAGATTCAGTTCACCCGACCAGCGCGGCGCCAGCGTGTGGCGATGCTGGTAGCTGAAGGCACTGCGGCCATCATTGAACAGACGATCCTTGGCAATGATGTCGGCGGTCAGCTGGCCGTTGAAATCCTGCCCCAGATAGCGGAATTCGTTATTGAGCAGCACACCGCGGCGGCTGATGAAGCGCGGTGCGATGGTGGCGTCCATATTGGGCGCGATATTCCAGTACCAAGGCACCGTGACCTCAAAGCCGCCGGTGCCCTTGCCCACGGACGGTGCCAGGAAACCCGATTTGCGCGAGCCGTCGAGGGTGAAATCCAGATAGGGCGTGTACAGGAAGGGCACCCCCTTGAACTCGATGGTGCCGTGACGGGCAATGCCGATATTGCGGGTGTAGTCGAGTTCCAGCTTGCCGGCGGTGATGAACCAGTCGTCCTGTCCCACCTGGCAGGTGGTGAAGCGTGCCTGATCCATGCTGTAGTGCTTTGGCCCTTCGAACAGCAGCTTGACGGCGTCGCCGCGGCCCTGACGGCTGCCCAGCCGGTAGACCGGCGCATCCAGCTCACCGATGCGGGTGGTGTTGTTCAGCTGCAGCACACCCCCTTCGACGATGTCCGGGCCTTCGGAAACGCGGGTCCGGTCGCCGGCGCGGATATCGTTGGTCTGGCTGAACAGCTCCAGCCAGTCGGCCTCGATACGGCGCTCGCCGGTATCGATCTGCACATTGCCTTCAGCACGGGTGCGCGTATTGCCTTCGCCCTCCACCTTGTCTGCCAGCAGCACGGCGGGTTGGCCGGTGTCATCGGCCTGTGCCTGCCAGGCGCACAGCAGGGCAAGAGAGAGTTGCAGCAAACGGAAACGCGACATGGAGACAGGGACAGGGCGGCAAACGAAGTGCGCTAAAATCGCACACTTTCGAGCTGCCTACAAACACATGGACCGCTACGCCTCCCTGCAAACCTGGCTCCACCACACCGTGGGTGATGGCCTGAGCCTGTCCGAGCCGATTGGCGATGCCAGCGGCCGCCGCTATTTTCGCGTCACCCTGCCCGACGGCCGGCGCCATATGCTGATGGATGCGCCGCCCGAACGGGTTGATTGCGGCCCGTTTCTGGGCATGGCCGAGCGCCTGCGCCCGCAGGTGCGGGTGCCCGCGGTGGTGGCGTTTGATGCCGCGGCCGGTTTCCTCCTGCTGGACGATCTGGGCCTGGCCGATATGCAGACCGCACTGGCGGGCATGGACGAGGCCGCCGCGGGCCGCCTCTACCTGGCGGCGCTCGATACCTTGATCGCCCTGCAGCAGACCCCGCTGGACGGCGTACCGGATTACGGCGCCGAACAAATGGTCGACGACCTCAACCGCTTTGCCGAATGGTACGCCGACAAGCATCTCGGCAAGCCGCTGCAGGGCGACGATCTGGCCGTGTGGGAGCGCAGCCGCAGCTTGCTGGTGGCACGGGCACAGGCACAGCCCAAGGTGCTGATCCACTTCGATTACCACAGCCGCAATCTGATGGTGGCCGATGGGGGCAGCGAGGATGCTCGTATCGGCGTGCTCGATTTCCAGGATGCGCGTGTCGGGCCGCTGGGCTATGACCTCGCGTCGCTGCTCAAGGACATGTACGTGCAGTGGCCCGAGGATTTCCGTCTCGATCTGGCCATCCGTTACTGGGAAAAGGCGCGCAAGACGGGCTTGCCGGTCGCGGCTTCCTTTGACCAGTTCTATCTCGATTTCGAAGTCATGGGTGTGTTCCGCCAGGTACGCACGCTGGGCACCTTTGCCCGCTTGGCCCACCGCGACGGCAAGCCGCGCTATATCGACGACATGCCGGTGGCGCTGGCCTACCTGCGCGAGACCTGCATGCGCTATGCCGAGCTGCATCCGCTGTACAAGCTGCTGAACAAGCTCACGGGCTTTCAGGTGACCACCGGCTACACCTTTTGAGAGCCTGAAGCGCTTGTTGGCATCCATGAAATCAGCAGCGGTTGCACAGGCGCCCGGGGAGCCCGTGCGCAAGTCGGCATCGACGTTCACGGAGCGGCTCTCCCTGTTTGATTCCACGCCCCCCCCGCCAGCGGTGCATGAACCACGTTCTAGGCGCAAAGCGCCAAGAACTCTGGGTATCGCCGCCGCGAGGGAGCCTCAGGGTTTGCCAATGACCGAGCAGCAGCCATGCCCTTGAGCGCGCTGGCGCTGGTCATCATCGCCGCCTTCACCCATGCCTCGTGGAACCTGATGGCCAAGAAGGCGGCCGATAGCCGGCATTTTGTCTGGCTGTATTCGGCCGGCACCGTGGTGTTGTGGTTCCCGGTGATCCTGGCGGTTTTCCTCATCGCCCGTCCTGTCATCGGCTGGCCCGAGGCCGTGGCGCTGGCCGGCAGCGCCGTGTTGCACACGCTGTATTCGATGAGTCTGCAGCGCGGCTACAAGGTGGGCGATCTGTCGGTGGTCTACCCGGTGGCACGCGGCACCGGGCCGCTGGTGTCGTTCTTTGGCGCGATGCTGGTGCTGGGTGAGCGACCCGGCTGGGTGGCGGCGTGCGGCGCTTTTCTGGTGGTGGCCGGCGTCTTCCTGCTCGCAGGCGGCCCCGCCCTGTTCAAGCCCGGTGCCGAGCGGCGCGGCCTGCATTGGGGCGTGATCACCGGTGCGCTGATTGCGTGTTACACCGTGTGGGACGGCTATGCGGTGAAGGTGCTGCTGCTGTCGCCCATTCTGATCGACTACTTCGGCAACCTGCTGCGCCTGCTGATCCTCACCCCGCGCGCGCTAGCCGATCACCCCGCGCTGCTGCCCGAGTGGCGGCGCTACTGGCGGCTCGCGCTCACGGTGAGCGTGCTCGGGCCGCTGGGTTACACGCTGGTACTGTTTGCCATGCAGCAGGCCCCGGTCAGCCATGTGGCACCGGCGCGCGAGTTGTCGATGATGATCGGCGCCTGGTACGGCGCGCGCCTGCTCGATGAAGGCGATCTGGGCCGGCGCGTGCTGGCTGCCGCTATCATTGTGGCCGGGGTTGTCTGCCTCGCGCTCGGTTGAGACCGCGGGGTGCAATAACGCCCAAGGCCGCATTGCACCAAACTGCTGAAGCACTTCGCCCCATCTCCCGTTTTTCCCGGATACCCGCCATGAGCTACGCCAACCCCCTCGCCGCCACCGGCCAGTACGACTTCCGCTCCGACACCGTTACCCGCCCCGGCGAGGCCATGCGTGCTGCGATGGCGCATGCCGAAGTCGGCGACGATGTCTGGGGCGACGACCCGAGCGTACAGCGGCTGGAGGCCTACACCGCAGCCTTGCTGGGTTACGAGGCCGCGCTGTTCGTGCCCAGCGGCACCCAATCGAACCTGATCGCGCTGATGACGCACTGCCAGCGCGGCGATGAGTATCTGGTCGGGCAGGATGCCCATACCTACAAGTACGAAGGCGGCGGTGCGGCGGTGTTGGGGTCGATCCAGCCCCAGCCGATCGAGAACGCAGCCGATGGCACGCTGCCGCTGGCCAAGCTGCAAAAGGCGGTCAAACCCGATAACGAACACTACGCGCGCACCCGCTTGCTGACGCTGGAAAACACCATCAGCGGCCAGGTATTGCCGGCAGACTATGTGCGCACGGTGACCGACTGGGCGCACGGCCTGGGCCTCGCCACCCATCTGGATGGTGCGCGCTTGTGGAACGCGGCGGTGGCCGCGAATGTGGCGCCGGCCGATATTGCCAAGGGTTTCGACAGCGTCTCGGTATGCCTGAGCAAGGGGCTGGGCGCGCCGGTTGGTTCGGTGCTGGCCGGCAACCGCGACTTCATCAAGCAGGGCCGGCGCTGGCGCAAGATGCTCGGCGGCGGCATGCGTCAGGCGGGTTTGCTGGCGGCAGCCGGCTTGTATGCGCTGGAGCATCAATACACGCGGCTGGCGGACGACCACGCCAACGCCGCCCGCCTTGCCGCAGGCCTGCGGCAGCTGCCTGGCCTGAGCGTCAGCCAGCAGACCAATATGGTGTTCGTGGAAGTGGATGCGGCCGTGGCTGATGGCTTTGGCGCGCATCTGCAGGCCAACGGGATCATGGTCAGCAGCATCGGCACCGCGCAGCGCTGGGTGCTGCATCTCGATGTGGATGCCGCGGCGGTAGATGCCGCCATTGCGGTCGCCCAGCGCTTCTTCGACGGAGACCGCGCATGAAAGCCATGATCCTGGCCGCCGGTCGCGGCGAGCGCATGCGGCCACTGACCGATACCACGCCCAAGCCGCTGCTGACAGTGGGGGAGGAATCACTGATCGGCTGGCATCTGCGCAAGCTGGCGGCCGCGGGGGTGGACGAGGTCATCATCAACCACGCCTGGCTGGGTAGCCAGATCGAGTCCACGCTGGGTGATGGTCGCCGCTACGGCCTGCGCATTCTTTATTCGCCCGAGGCCACCGCGCTGGAAACGGCAGGCGGGCTGGCCAAGGCGCGGCATCTGCTGGGGGAGGCGCCGTATATCGTGATCTCGGCCGATATCTACACCCGCTTCGACTACGCCCGTCTTGTTGCCAGTGCGCAGGCGCTGGATCGCGATCCCTCCCGCAGCGCGCATATCGTGCTGGCGCCTACCGACAAGTACCAGCTCGATTTTGATCTGGATCCGCGTGGCCGGGTGCATGAATCTGCCGCGCCGCGCTACACCTATGCCAATCTGGCCGTGATCAAACCCGAACTCGTGGCGGCGGTGGTGCCGGGTGAATCGGCGCGACTGGGTACTTATCTGCGTGAATTTGCGGCGCGCGATCGCATCAGCGGCGAAGTTTGCACGGATCTGTGGATCAATGTCGGCAGCCCGGCTGATCTGGACGAGGCCCGTGCGGCCTAGCTGGCTGATGCCGGCCCCGGATGGGGCTTGTCGAACAGCGCCCAGGCCAGAGTTGTCGCGATGATGGCCGCCAGGCCCAGCAGCAGCGCCGTATACGCTTGCGGCGTGCTGAGGCCGAACTGGCTGCCCAGCAGCGCCAGCAGATAGCCTGCGCCGGCCTGCAGGCCGAAGGCCACGGCAAAGATCAGCAGATTGACCGAGGTGTTGACGCGGCCAGCCAGCGCCACCGGGAAGCGCGC belongs to Chitinimonas sp. BJYL2 and includes:
- a CDS encoding transporter substrate-binding domain-containing protein produces the protein MQKTLLLSALAAVSMTGMAQAEALTGTLKKINDTGIITVGHRESSIPFSYLDANQKPVGYAMDLCNQVVAAVKKKLNKPSLVTKLVPVTSQTRIPLMVNGTIDMECGSTTNSKERQKQVAFSSHYFVTAVRMLTKADAGIKSLDDLNGKPVVTTTGTTSDRYIKQNEQGKAIDVKNVYGKDHSESFLMVETGRAAAFVMDDILLAGLIANYSNPKAFAIVGPALSVEPYGIMLRKDDPQFKALVDGTLAGIYKSGQINAIYDKWFLKPIPPKNITINLPMSEKLKEAIKNPSDVGV
- the rsmA gene encoding 16S rRNA (adenine(1518)-N(6)/adenine(1519)-N(6))-dimethyltransferase RsmA, with the protein product MSTHIPRKRFGQNFLEDQAVINDIISCIGPQASDAMVEIGPGLAALTAPLLAKLDVLHAVEIDRDIVARLQGRFAPGKLVIHNFDALKFDFGALATQLAPGGQIRLVGNLPYNISTPLLFHLASFAPQIADCHFMLQNEVVLRMVAEPGCADYGRLSVMLQYHFHMEKLLDVPPEAFNPPPKVDSAIVRMIPRPFELAVTDLAGLEKLVAQAFAQRRKTLRNNLKGLVSDALFAELEIDPTQRAENITVRDYVRLANALA
- a CDS encoding diguanylate cyclase, which encodes MTTLSGGPPVLDRPVPLTGVRRYLSIVWLGQPLWVHLLLAFGYVLAGRTASFFSGLEGVLAGNFFLQQGYALMLAAQFGIGALPATLVGHGIYAALEGVSPSSLVLSTLSNGLVVYACTVAFRRTRFSLPVRSPQGLVALVLVALVAYQLLSRTLGTLLLFRSSDQLQLSWGLYQAILADSLVHELTLQVLVCLTLLCTHDEWQRGRRSRYWLGGLASALAMSVVLVTLLQGWWPQIPPLQVFSMLYVATMLLTFAYGLHGAAFGNLTMLAVLQWAGNANLPVFEAVMRAFGRPDNVSTVVVGTIISTCLVGALLREKSERARHLFQLATRDVLTGLVNRRHFFESANREVARLHRQGGALALLYFDLDHFKRINDQHGHAAGDRVLRFMGDLLQRIARGSDIPARIGGEEFVWLAPDSHDAMAIARKLQQAIYEHLPDDLSVVPFTVSVGVTMVHPDETSIDAALTRADGALYQAKHAGRDQAVFVP
- the pdxA gene encoding 4-hydroxythreonine-4-phosphate dehydrogenase PdxA; translated protein: MNQLPLIAITTGEPAGIGPELCAALDPSLFDARLVLIGDRTLLHARARLAGGKSQLVDYAPDQPPAPGTLEVLHLPLARPCQAGELDTRNAGHVIALLDRAIAGCQSGEFAAMVTAPLHKGVIIEGGHAGFTGHTEYLAEQTDTPQVVMMLAGRCDAVSPGFSLRVALATTHLPLREVADAITPISLTQTLRILDADLRHKFGIARPRILVAGLNPHAGEGGHLGREELDIIIPVLDALRAEGLQLIGPLPADTLFNPPVLAQGDAVLAMYHDQGLPVLKHATFGQGINLTLGLPLIRTSVDHGTALDLAGSGRADGGSLQAAIALAVSLARTAQGTNTA
- a CDS encoding antibiotic biosynthesis monooxygenase, which codes for MTLPGFAVLYRWRLKPGQESQFIAAWSFLTCRYRDQHGAMGSRLHRAEDGTWYAYAQWPSPDARTIAFANESPDHEAQHHADQMHAAVAEYFPEVRLAPVADYLICPSITDQTA
- a CDS encoding peptidylprolyl isomerase, which produces MILRSLLLSLLVLAGLAPVQAADPKPLDRVVAVVNKSAITEIELNARIRAVTANLARQNVAAPPLATLRQQVLDRMISEKVLIDYANDTGLRIDERQLDQTIERIAEQNKLTLAQFRTALDKEGTSYPAFREQIRQEMVIQRLREREVDNRVYVTDAEVDQYLAGNQDQTRAELEYRLAHILVAIPEGAGPDVIATRQKRAEEAARQIAAGKSFGEVAATFSDAGDALQGGELGWRAAGRLPPAFLQVIDTLPDNGVTQIMRSASGFHLIKLFEKRQRDGKEIVKQTRARHVLIKVNELTSDADAKVRVQELRNRIVGGASFEEIAKLHSEDGSAQKGGDLDWINPGDTVPEFEQAMNQLKASEISEPVRSPFGWHLIQVVERREQDVTKDRQRLRVRSELRDRKADEHYEEWVRQQRDQAFVELRLDEK
- a CDS encoding LPS-assembly protein LptD is translated as MSRFRLLQLSLALLCAWQAQADDTGQPAVLLADKVEGEGNTRTRAEGNVQIDTGERRIEADWLELFSQTNDIRAGDRTRVSEGPDIVEGGVLQLNNTTRIGELDAPVYRLGSRQGRGDAVKLLFEGPKHYSMDQARFTTCQVGQDDWFITAGKLELDYTRNIGIARHGTIEFKGVPFLYTPYLDFTLDGSRKSGFLAPSVGKGTGGFEVTVPWYWNIAPNMDATIAPRFISRRGVLLNNEFRYLGQDFNGQLTADIIAKDRLFNDGRSAFSYQHRHTLAPRWSGELNLQKTSDDRYFADFGDRIAVASQTFLPREGSLNYQGNGLHASLRMQRFQTLQDPSNPVAVPYARLPQLTVNYQAPLPAPWTLGVAAEATSFSHPTQIDGKRAVAYPSLSLPWERSWGFITPKLGAHLSRYNLNDGRKLSRNLPIFSVDSGLFFEREGKFLGEDMVQSLEPRAYYVNVPYRDQSAIPVFDSGVADFNFATMFSENQYSGSDRINDANQLTLALTSRLFESGTGIERARFAIGQRFYFDKQRVTLNETARGDKVTASDLIASVGGQPAENWWIDTSVQTDDQRTGTRKAALNLRYQPEAGKLLNLRYRLDKLTKIEQVDVSTQWPVGRNWYVVARQNWSLKDRRSLERLAGVEYNGGCWIFRVVSQRFVTSNNQTSSPFFLQLELNDVGRLGSNPLQTLKESIPGYSKLKTP